A genomic stretch from Chitinophaga agri includes:
- a CDS encoding SusD/RagB family nutrient-binding outer membrane lipoprotein yields MKRPFIITSLLAVLTLSACNKFLDVNSNPNVPSDVSESLLLAPLEASVSQYIAAGNAATLVNQWMQNCVPNQPMPNTANYMVTSSNFDDFWNSYYVIVLNNLSILDKQATANGNPKYAGIAKVLTAYTIGTATDLWGDIPYSEAFTGTGNTTPVYDKQEDIYKSIQSLLDEAITQLRSDEGKTPGSDDYYFAGDMSKWVKVAYTLKARYYMHLTEAPGYDAKTQANLALAALSNGMSSNDDDCAFTYNGTSTSSNAWYLHFYNTSTLVLSSHYVDSLVKYADPRLPYLVSKAENTGQYNGNVIGTGAGALQDFSVAGSFYGGIASKVYILNTAEALFLKAEATYITSDYTAAQPIFREAVTGNLVKLGIDTNSVSAKTFLSKRGVLQANNALQLIIEEKATANFLSIENYTDWRRTGYPALKMIPNNTVTNLPRRFLYPLNEITANPRALQTAKLTDKVWWDS; encoded by the coding sequence ATGAAAAGACCATTCATTATAACGTCATTACTGGCCGTTTTAACGCTGTCAGCATGCAACAAGTTCCTGGACGTCAATTCAAATCCAAACGTGCCTTCTGACGTCTCTGAATCACTTTTACTGGCACCACTGGAAGCAAGTGTGTCACAATATATTGCTGCAGGCAATGCGGCTACATTGGTCAACCAATGGATGCAGAACTGTGTTCCCAATCAGCCGATGCCTAATACGGCAAATTATATGGTGACAAGTTCCAACTTTGATGACTTCTGGAACTCCTACTATGTCATCGTACTGAATAACCTGAGCATACTCGACAAACAGGCCACCGCCAATGGCAATCCGAAGTATGCCGGTATTGCGAAAGTACTGACCGCCTATACAATAGGCACTGCGACTGATCTTTGGGGAGACATTCCCTATTCAGAGGCATTTACAGGCACCGGCAATACAACACCTGTATACGACAAGCAGGAAGATATTTACAAAAGCATACAATCCTTGCTGGATGAAGCGATCACACAGCTGCGATCCGACGAAGGTAAAACGCCCGGCTCTGACGACTATTACTTCGCAGGTGATATGTCTAAATGGGTAAAAGTGGCCTACACACTGAAAGCACGTTACTACATGCATCTTACAGAAGCACCGGGATATGACGCTAAAACACAGGCCAACCTGGCATTGGCAGCACTCAGTAATGGCATGAGCAGTAATGATGACGACTGTGCATTCACTTACAATGGTACTTCTACTTCTTCCAATGCCTGGTACCTGCATTTCTATAACACATCTACGCTAGTGCTCTCTTCGCACTATGTAGATTCGCTGGTGAAATACGCAGATCCGCGGTTACCATACCTGGTAAGCAAAGCAGAGAATACAGGACAATATAACGGCAATGTGATTGGTACAGGTGCCGGCGCGTTACAGGACTTCTCAGTAGCCGGCAGCTTTTATGGAGGCATCGCTTCAAAAGTATACATCTTAAATACAGCGGAGGCCTTATTCCTCAAAGCAGAAGCCACCTACATCACAAGCGACTATACAGCGGCACAACCTATATTCAGGGAAGCCGTGACTGGTAATCTTGTTAAACTGGGTATTGACACCAACAGTGTGTCTGCAAAAACATTCCTTTCCAAAAGAGGAGTACTTCAGGCAAACAATGCCTTACAACTGATCATCGAAGAAAAAGCAACCGCTAATTTTCTTTCCATAGAAAACTATACTGACTGGAGACGTACAGGTTACCCTGCACTGAAAATGATACCTAATAACACGGTGACAAACCTGCCACGCAGATTCCTCTATCCGTTGAACGAGATCACGGCTAATCCGAGAGCGTTACAAACTGCGAAGCTGACGGATAAAGTATGGTGGGATAGCTGA
- a CDS encoding SIMPL domain-containing protein, with amino-acid sequence MRKVMFLMAGLLIASLSQAQQTDNRPPVKKIEVTGSAEVEITPDEIYLDIALREYKDKGTKVDMNTLEVQLQKAVKEAGISSKDLTIANVFGSNYDQLWTKKKKDPDFMARKQYRLKLSNLDKVNSILGAVDDEGIESVNISSYTHSKMEDYRKQVKIKALQAAKAKAVYMLDAINSNIDGVLEVQEINTDNYSDVQPVFSNMMVRSAAAAETADASSFKKIKVRAEVRAVFFIK; translated from the coding sequence ATGAGAAAGGTAATGTTTTTAATGGCAGGATTATTAATAGCGTCTTTATCACAGGCACAGCAGACAGATAACAGACCTCCTGTTAAGAAGATTGAAGTAACAGGCTCCGCAGAGGTAGAGATCACGCCTGATGAGATCTATCTGGATATCGCACTGCGCGAGTATAAAGATAAAGGAACCAAAGTAGACATGAATACGCTGGAGGTACAACTCCAGAAAGCAGTAAAAGAAGCAGGTATCTCATCCAAAGACCTGACCATTGCTAATGTGTTTGGTAGCAACTACGATCAGCTGTGGACCAAAAAGAAAAAAGATCCGGATTTCATGGCGCGTAAACAATATCGTCTTAAGCTGAGCAACCTGGATAAGGTAAACAGCATCCTTGGCGCAGTGGATGACGAAGGTATTGAGAGCGTAAACATCAGCAGCTATACACACAGCAAAATGGAAGATTACCGCAAACAGGTAAAAATAAAAGCATTACAGGCTGCTAAAGCAAAAGCTGTTTATATGCTGGATGCCATCAACAGTAATATCGATGGCGTGCTGGAGGTACAGGAAATCAACACTGATAATTATTCTGATGTTCAGCCTGTTTTCTCTAACATGATGGTGCGTTCAGCAGCTGCTGCTGAAACAGCTGATGCTTCTTCATTCAAAAAGATCAAAGTACGTGCTGAAGTAAGAGCCGTATTCTTCATTAAATAA
- a CDS encoding SusC/RagA family TonB-linked outer membrane protein, which translates to MKRNVFHLLALLAGLLLYSSIFAQTRGVEGTVTDEKKQPVSFASVIVKGTSKGTTTAQDGSFKLDVSPNAILVIRAVGYTVKEIPIGNEQHFNITLTENASDLNEVVVTALGVRKEKRNLTFSAQEVKSDEILRAREPNVLNALTGKVAGVQITSSSGMPGSSSRIVIRGITSISGENQALFVMDGVPINNDESGGTYNGGSGTNRLADIDPATIESINVLKGAAATALYGSAGARGVILITTKRGSAGRKPTVSISSGLSFEKTIYPDRQYLYAQGDKGVFFDGDTRKSSTSWGPRMDTLTANGQKVKAHHPLDEFFRTGVTSNSTVSVSGGGPTSNYFMSYSYFDQKGTIPNTSYARHSAFAKFSTQILENLNATFQMTYSTANNKKMPEGYGLESPLWTVFSAPVSYDLKPALNPDGSQRLYRYSRNNPYWVLDNVLNTTVVNRFLPVFTFVYTPFDWLSVTERAGADIYTDQQNYHVNMNDITYATGLTYNTNKNFRQFNHDFIVQLRKQFDKTNVSLMLGNNVYSEHGDFMTVLGLGLAKAGYYNMASASAITYTGTEYLRRKIGFYAQAEVDYNRMLVLSLTGRYDGSSVLSRDNAYYPYGSVAGGFIFSELFRDDRLKKAINFGKIRASYATVGNDNVKPYATTTPYYQATIYGDVSSNLTFPYNGQNGFLINTAVGNPNLKNELQKEYELGLEMKMFESRIGLEASYFNRHMSQGIVENISLANSTGYASTTINSAKMSTKGVEILLNLTPVKTKDFSWDMTINYTKLKQRVEQVSDKLGQTSIGGIYAKNGEPWGLLFGTKYARTADGQLRINDAGLPYASGEFEAVGNITPDWIGGITNQFRYKQFNLSFFFDTKQGGDVLNSDDGYGLYYGTSKQTENRADRVVAGVSDATGAPNKQVVTGQAYFQQISGITEAFIQHASYIKLRNVSLSYTFSKGASRRIPFKDAAIVLTGRNLWIHKDKSFTGGDPEVNSWGAGNGGLGVYTFSAPTSRSFDCTLKFTF; encoded by the coding sequence ATGAAAAGAAACGTATTTCACCTGCTGGCGTTGCTGGCGGGACTGCTACTCTATTCCTCAATATTTGCACAGACAAGAGGAGTAGAGGGAACAGTGACCGATGAAAAAAAACAGCCTGTCAGCTTCGCCTCCGTCATCGTTAAAGGCACATCCAAAGGGACAACCACCGCGCAGGACGGCTCGTTTAAACTGGATGTATCCCCTAATGCCATACTGGTTATCCGTGCTGTCGGATATACGGTTAAAGAGATTCCAATTGGTAATGAACAACACTTCAATATCACGCTCACAGAGAATGCCAGCGATCTGAATGAAGTGGTCGTAACTGCATTGGGCGTTAGAAAAGAGAAAAGGAACCTCACCTTCAGCGCACAGGAAGTAAAAAGCGATGAGATCCTGCGTGCCAGAGAACCGAATGTATTAAATGCGCTGACTGGTAAAGTAGCCGGCGTACAGATCACCAGTTCCTCCGGTATGCCTGGTAGTTCATCCCGTATAGTCATCCGCGGTATTACGTCCATTTCCGGAGAAAACCAGGCGCTGTTTGTAATGGATGGTGTTCCTATTAATAATGATGAAAGTGGCGGCACCTATAATGGCGGTTCAGGCACTAACAGGCTGGCAGATATAGACCCTGCTACTATTGAAAGTATCAATGTCCTGAAAGGCGCCGCTGCTACTGCACTATATGGTTCTGCCGGGGCACGTGGCGTTATACTGATCACCACTAAAAGAGGGAGTGCAGGACGTAAACCAACAGTCAGCATTTCGTCAGGATTGTCTTTTGAGAAGACTATCTATCCTGATCGTCAATACCTGTATGCTCAGGGAGACAAAGGTGTATTCTTTGATGGAGATACGCGAAAAAGCAGTACTTCCTGGGGCCCACGCATGGATACTTTAACTGCCAATGGACAAAAGGTTAAAGCACATCATCCGCTGGACGAATTTTTCAGAACTGGTGTTACATCTAACAGTACCGTCAGCGTCTCCGGAGGAGGGCCGACATCTAATTATTTTATGTCGTATTCCTACTTCGATCAGAAGGGTACCATTCCAAATACGTCATATGCCCGTCATAGTGCGTTCGCAAAATTCAGCACACAGATACTGGAGAATCTGAATGCTACCTTCCAGATGACCTATTCTACGGCCAATAACAAAAAAATGCCGGAAGGTTACGGACTCGAATCTCCTCTCTGGACTGTATTCTCCGCACCCGTGTCCTACGATCTCAAACCGGCACTGAATCCGGATGGTTCACAGCGCCTGTATCGCTATAGCCGTAACAATCCATACTGGGTGCTGGACAATGTGCTGAACACCACCGTTGTTAACCGATTCCTGCCTGTATTCACATTTGTATATACACCGTTTGACTGGCTCTCTGTAACTGAGCGCGCAGGTGCTGACATTTATACTGATCAGCAAAACTATCACGTGAACATGAACGATATTACTTATGCTACCGGGTTAACGTATAATACAAACAAGAACTTCAGGCAGTTCAACCATGACTTCATTGTTCAGCTGAGAAAACAATTCGATAAAACGAATGTAAGTCTGATGCTGGGTAACAACGTCTATTCCGAACACGGTGATTTCATGACCGTATTAGGTCTGGGACTGGCCAAGGCAGGCTACTACAACATGGCCAGCGCGTCTGCGATCACGTATACCGGCACAGAATACCTGCGCAGAAAAATAGGTTTCTACGCACAGGCTGAGGTAGATTATAACCGCATGCTGGTATTATCATTAACGGGCAGATACGATGGCAGTTCTGTATTATCCAGAGACAACGCCTACTATCCGTATGGCTCTGTTGCCGGCGGATTTATCTTCTCTGAATTATTCAGGGACGACAGACTGAAAAAAGCGATCAACTTCGGAAAGATCAGGGCTTCCTATGCTACTGTCGGTAATGATAATGTAAAACCGTATGCCACGACCACGCCTTACTATCAGGCTACGATCTATGGTGATGTGAGCAGTAACCTGACCTTCCCCTATAATGGACAGAACGGGTTTCTCATCAATACAGCTGTAGGTAATCCGAATCTGAAAAACGAATTGCAGAAAGAGTATGAACTGGGTCTTGAAATGAAAATGTTTGAAAGCAGGATAGGATTAGAAGCCTCCTATTTCAACAGACACATGTCACAGGGCATTGTTGAAAACATCTCTCTTGCCAATTCTACCGGCTACGCCAGCACGACCATCAACTCGGCGAAGATGTCAACAAAAGGGGTTGAAATATTATTGAACCTGACACCGGTAAAAACAAAAGACTTCAGCTGGGATATGACGATCAACTACACAAAGCTGAAACAACGTGTAGAGCAGGTGAGTGACAAACTGGGGCAAACCAGTATCGGTGGCATCTATGCGAAAAACGGTGAGCCATGGGGATTGCTGTTTGGAACTAAATACGCACGTACAGCAGATGGTCAGCTGCGCATCAATGATGCAGGTTTACCTTATGCCTCCGGTGAATTTGAAGCAGTAGGCAACATTACACCCGACTGGATAGGAGGGATCACCAATCAGTTCCGCTACAAACAATTCAACCTGAGTTTCTTCTTTGATACAAAACAAGGCGGTGACGTCCTCAACTCTGATGACGGATATGGCCTTTACTATGGCACTTCCAAACAGACAGAGAACAGGGCCGACAGGGTAGTGGCCGGTGTCAGTGACGCAACAGGTGCCCCTAATAAACAGGTAGTAACAGGACAGGCTTATTTCCAGCAGATCAGCGGTATTACAGAAGCCTTTATACAGCATGCATCTTATATCAAACTGCGTAACGTAAGCCTCTCATACACATTCAGCAAAGGTGCATCCAGACGCATTCCGTTCAAAGATGCCGCTATCGTGCTGACAGGCCGCAACCTGTGGATCCATAAAGACAAGAGTTTTACAGGCGGAGACCCCGAGGTGAACTCATGGGGCGCTGGTAACGGCGGACTAGGGGTATATACCTTCTCTGCACCAACCAGCCGTTCATTTGACTGCACTTTAAAATTCACGTTCTAG
- a CDS encoding lectin-like domain-containing protein, with protein sequence MTRILLVLIGLSWLLLLSHTPVQAQLQTPYILNGAATQRTCNCYVLTEDQGTSSGTVWNKNKISLNDSFDYFFDVNLGCKDENGADGIGFILQTQGTNLGATGQGIGFQNIRPSLGVIIDTWQNSDDGDPYYDHVSIQINGDISHSSTNNLAGPVTALAGSDNIEDCNWHIFHIKWNAVTKQLDVSIDDSLRLRITKDLVTDVFGNDPMVYWGFGAATGGASNKQQFCAALRPELQFDNNQLFCDGSAIVFEDDSKSFGTITRWRWDFGDGTTSAIADPPPHTYAKPGKYQVKMIIEDNSGCVSDTMKQDITIGSYPVPDFSYDSLCTGRPISIRDQTTVAVGTLRQWTWDMGNGVIDHSSSPVIAYDNTGNYTVTLQVMTAEGCGAATTKQVNVYPTPAITATGGSVCIGDAIPFTGTDLTPAIPLAQWYWNFDNGQQQTGQHIDYIYPAGGDYQASVHAMSNKGCFTDTVYIPVTVTDINLYVGRDTLIARGQPLQLNAAANGNNLQYNWTPDIGLSDPYAANPVALLRNDQTYYLAVTSPQGCIALDTINVKVYAGPEFYVPSAFSPNNDGLNDVFRAISPGVPELDFFCVWNRWGQEVFRTQSLSTGWDGSYKGQQMPAGTYVWMIQGTDYTGRMFNRKGTVTIVR encoded by the coding sequence ATGACCAGAATTTTGTTGGTTTTGATAGGATTGTCATGGCTACTTTTATTATCCCATACACCGGTACAAGCCCAGCTACAGACTCCTTATATATTGAATGGGGCTGCGACACAACGGACGTGCAACTGCTATGTTTTAACGGAAGATCAGGGTACTTCGAGCGGTACAGTATGGAATAAGAATAAGATCAGCCTGAACGATTCATTTGACTACTTTTTTGATGTAAACCTGGGATGCAAGGATGAAAATGGTGCAGATGGCATCGGATTCATTCTGCAAACACAGGGCACCAACCTGGGGGCCACTGGTCAGGGGATCGGCTTTCAGAATATCAGACCATCGCTGGGAGTGATCATTGATACATGGCAGAATAGCGACGATGGTGACCCTTATTACGACCATGTGTCCATTCAGATCAATGGAGACATTTCGCACAGCAGCACTAACAATCTGGCCGGTCCTGTTACGGCACTGGCCGGAAGCGACAATATTGAAGACTGTAACTGGCATATCTTCCATATCAAATGGAATGCGGTCACTAAACAACTGGATGTCAGCATTGATGATTCGCTGCGCCTGCGTATAACCAAAGACTTGGTAACCGATGTATTCGGCAACGACCCTATGGTATATTGGGGCTTTGGCGCTGCTACCGGAGGAGCGTCCAATAAACAACAGTTCTGTGCGGCACTCCGTCCTGAATTACAGTTTGACAACAACCAGTTATTCTGTGACGGGTCAGCCATCGTCTTTGAGGACGACTCCAAATCATTTGGTACCATCACCCGCTGGCGATGGGATTTCGGCGATGGAACTACATCTGCAATAGCAGATCCTCCTCCTCATACCTACGCAAAACCTGGTAAATACCAGGTAAAAATGATCATAGAAGATAACAGTGGATGTGTGTCTGACACGATGAAGCAGGACATTACAATTGGCAGTTATCCGGTGCCTGACTTCTCTTACGATTCTCTTTGCACAGGAAGACCCATCAGCATCAGGGATCAAACAACCGTCGCTGTTGGTACGCTTCGTCAGTGGACATGGGACATGGGTAACGGGGTGATAGATCATTCATCATCGCCGGTCATCGCCTATGATAACACAGGGAATTACACAGTGACCTTGCAGGTCATGACAGCAGAAGGCTGCGGCGCAGCCACCACGAAACAGGTAAACGTATATCCCACACCTGCTATTACTGCTACGGGGGGAAGTGTGTGTATCGGTGACGCGATTCCGTTTACCGGCACTGATCTGACACCCGCTATCCCACTTGCACAGTGGTACTGGAACTTTGATAACGGACAACAGCAAACCGGTCAGCACATCGACTATATCTATCCCGCGGGAGGCGACTATCAGGCATCTGTACATGCGATGAGTAATAAAGGATGTTTTACTGATACGGTCTATATTCCCGTGACAGTCACTGATATAAACCTGTATGTCGGGCGGGATACGCTCATTGCACGGGGACAACCATTACAACTCAACGCTGCCGCCAACGGTAATAACCTGCAGTATAACTGGACACCGGATATTGGATTATCTGATCCATATGCGGCCAATCCGGTTGCGTTACTACGTAATGATCAGACTTACTACCTGGCGGTTACTTCTCCCCAGGGTTGCATTGCATTAGACACCATAAACGTGAAAGTATATGCCGGTCCGGAGTTTTATGTACCGTCCGCATTTTCGCCCAATAATGACGGTTTAAATGACGTTTTCAGGGCTATCTCACCAGGTGTACCCGAACTGGATTTCTTTTGTGTATGGAACAGATGGGGACAAGAGGTATTCCGCACACAGTCACTTTCAACAGGATGGGATGGCTCATACAAGGGACAACAGATGCCTGCCGGCACTTATGTGTGGATGATACAGGGAACGGACTATACCGGGAGAATGTTTAATAGAAAGGGGACTGTGACAATAGTGAGATAG
- the mfd gene encoding transcription-repair coupling factor, whose protein sequence is MNIQAVLQLYQRDSRLQQLVKGIHLSDPQYYQLTGLTGSATTFVAAGAWEMANSVNHLFILNDREEAAYFHNDLESVTQALDVFYFPDSFKKAGYFNEINSSHSMLRTEALMKFSGPSIHKKVLVTYPEALWEKVAASVAFTSNMVQLKVGDVLKVDDLLDRLVTWGFEFTDFVYEPGQYAVRGGILDIYSFGNEKPYRIELFGEDIDSIRLFDPESQLSERKLNQVTLIANMDTQGMDHQKASLFEFLPENTVIWMKDPGYVQEVVLQMEERLDVFLQTGQSVKVGDDDTITLTEADFVKAHPLMQQMLGRHCIVFGSRQWWSETNRSFTPLNFETQEQPVFNRQFEMLIKDLDTHNKNKYALFIFAENARQLERLRSIFEDLKAEFTFYPIPLPVSHGFIDHSLKLVVYTDHQIFQRYHKYKVKQAYNKNKAITMKTLRELQAGDFVTHIDHGVGVYSGLQKIEVGGKMQEAIRIIYKNNDLLYVNINSLHKISKYSGKEGVEPRVNKLGSDAWDKLKEKAKTQVKDIAKDLITLYAARKAQQGFAHTLDTYLQTELEASFLYEDTPDQSKATADVKRDMESPSPMDRLVCGDVGFGKTEIAIRAAFKSIVDGKQAAVLVPTTILAFQHFKTFSERLKDFPCTVDYLNRFKSAKEKKETLQRLAEGKIDIIIGTHALLGKEVKFKDLGVLVVDEEQKFGVSAKEKLKQLKVNVDTLTLTATPIPRTLQFSLMGARDLSVINTPPPNRQPIETEVHVFDQDLIRDAIYYETERGGQVYFVYNRVKGLGEMSSLIKGLCPDLSIATAHGQMEGHQLEEVILDFIDRKYDVLVCTNIVESGVDIPNANTIIINNAHHFGLSDLHQLRGRVGRSNKKAFCYLLAPPMSTLPGDSRKRLQTLEQHSELGSGFQIAMRDLDIRGAGNLLGGEQSGFMAEIGFDMYQKILDEAIRELKQNEFRDLFKEQLEEKKDFVSDCTIDTDLEILIPDSYVESIQERLNLYQELDNITLESKLQAFEAEMQDRFGPIPEPVKDLFCMIRCRWMAIKLGFEKMMLKEEKLRCYFINNPDSPYFESPTFNHILTYIQTRVNNAKLRQVGKNFILAVDKITSMSDLYDFLKTMEDARKN, encoded by the coding sequence ATGAATATACAGGCTGTATTACAACTGTACCAGCGAGATTCCCGCCTGCAACAGCTGGTGAAAGGGATACATTTGTCCGATCCACAGTATTATCAATTAACAGGATTAACCGGTAGTGCCACTACATTCGTAGCTGCGGGAGCTTGGGAGATGGCCAACTCCGTTAATCATCTTTTCATTCTGAACGACAGAGAAGAGGCTGCTTATTTCCATAATGACCTGGAATCAGTTACCCAGGCACTCGACGTCTTCTATTTTCCGGACTCCTTTAAAAAGGCCGGCTATTTCAACGAGATCAACAGTAGTCACAGTATGTTGCGCACGGAAGCACTGATGAAGTTCTCCGGGCCCTCTATACACAAGAAGGTACTGGTTACCTATCCTGAAGCACTTTGGGAAAAAGTAGCTGCGTCTGTTGCTTTTACCAGCAATATGGTGCAACTGAAAGTGGGTGATGTGCTGAAAGTAGATGATCTGCTGGATAGGCTGGTAACCTGGGGTTTTGAGTTCACAGATTTTGTGTACGAACCGGGACAATATGCAGTACGTGGAGGCATCCTCGATATCTATTCTTTTGGTAATGAGAAGCCATACCGTATTGAGCTCTTCGGAGAAGATATCGACTCTATCCGTCTGTTTGATCCGGAAAGTCAGCTGAGCGAAAGGAAGCTCAACCAGGTGACACTGATCGCCAATATGGACACACAGGGAATGGATCATCAGAAAGCTTCTTTATTTGAATTCCTTCCTGAGAATACCGTTATCTGGATGAAAGATCCCGGTTATGTGCAGGAAGTGGTATTGCAGATGGAAGAACGACTGGACGTATTCCTGCAAACAGGGCAGTCCGTAAAAGTCGGCGATGATGATACCATCACACTCACCGAAGCTGATTTCGTCAAAGCACATCCTCTGATGCAGCAAATGCTGGGCAGGCACTGTATTGTGTTTGGCAGCCGGCAGTGGTGGTCAGAGACCAATCGCTCATTTACACCGCTGAATTTCGAGACGCAGGAACAACCTGTCTTTAACAGACAGTTTGAAATGCTGATCAAGGACCTGGACACGCACAATAAGAATAAATACGCGCTTTTCATATTTGCAGAGAATGCCCGTCAGCTGGAAAGGCTGCGTAGCATCTTTGAAGACCTGAAGGCCGAATTTACCTTCTACCCTATTCCTCTACCTGTCAGCCATGGCTTTATTGATCACTCACTGAAGCTGGTTGTCTACACTGATCATCAGATCTTCCAGCGTTATCATAAATACAAGGTAAAGCAGGCCTATAACAAGAACAAGGCGATTACGATGAAAACCCTGCGTGAGCTACAGGCAGGTGATTTCGTAACGCATATTGATCATGGTGTAGGGGTATATAGCGGTTTGCAGAAGATAGAAGTTGGTGGTAAAATGCAGGAGGCGATCCGCATTATTTACAAGAACAATGACCTCTTGTATGTAAACATTAACTCGCTGCATAAGATCAGTAAATATTCGGGTAAGGAAGGTGTTGAACCGCGGGTGAATAAACTCGGTAGCGATGCCTGGGATAAGCTGAAAGAAAAGGCTAAAACGCAGGTTAAGGATATTGCGAAAGACCTGATCACACTATATGCAGCACGTAAGGCACAGCAGGGCTTTGCCCATACACTGGATACCTATCTGCAAACAGAACTGGAAGCATCCTTCCTGTATGAAGATACGCCTGATCAAAGTAAGGCGACTGCCGATGTGAAGCGTGATATGGAGTCTCCTTCTCCAATGGACCGCCTGGTGTGTGGTGATGTTGGTTTCGGTAAAACCGAAATTGCAATACGCGCTGCCTTTAAATCCATCGTAGATGGTAAACAGGCTGCTGTATTGGTGCCTACGACTATCCTGGCGTTCCAGCACTTTAAGACTTTCTCAGAACGTCTGAAAGACTTCCCTTGTACTGTCGATTATCTGAACCGTTTCAAATCGGCCAAAGAGAAGAAGGAAACACTGCAAAGACTGGCCGAAGGGAAGATCGATATCATCATCGGTACGCATGCTTTATTAGGTAAGGAGGTGAAGTTTAAAGACCTGGGTGTACTCGTTGTCGATGAAGAACAGAAGTTTGGTGTATCTGCGAAAGAGAAACTAAAACAACTCAAAGTAAACGTGGATACATTGACACTAACGGCTACACCTATACCGAGAACATTGCAGTTCTCACTCATGGGTGCGAGAGACCTGTCAGTGATCAATACGCCTCCGCCTAACAGACAGCCGATAGAAACAGAAGTACATGTCTTCGATCAGGACCTGATCCGTGATGCGATCTATTACGAAACAGAGCGTGGCGGACAGGTATACTTTGTATACAACCGTGTGAAGGGCCTGGGTGAAATGAGTAGTCTGATCAAAGGGCTGTGTCCTGACCTGTCTATTGCAACAGCACATGGCCAGATGGAAGGACATCAGCTGGAAGAAGTGATACTCGATTTCATCGATCGTAAATATGATGTACTGGTATGTACCAACATAGTCGAAAGTGGTGTGGACATTCCTAACGCGAATACCATTATCATCAACAACGCACATCATTTCGGATTAAGTGATCTGCATCAGCTGCGCGGACGTGTAGGACGTAGTAACAAAAAGGCATTCTGTTACCTGTTAGCACCTCCGATGAGCACCTTACCTGGTGATAGCCGTAAGCGCCTGCAAACACTGGAACAGCATAGTGAACTGGGTAGTGGTTTCCAGATCGCCATGCGTGACCTGGATATCCGTGGTGCCGGTAACCTGCTGGGTGGTGAGCAAAGCGGATTCATGGCAGAGATAGGATTTGATATGTATCAGAAGATCCTGGATGAAGCTATCCGTGAACTGAAGCAGAACGAATTCCGTGATCTCTTTAAAGAGCAACTGGAAGAGAAGAAAGATTTCGTCAGCGACTGTACGATTGATACTGACCTGGAAATACTGATTCCAGATAGCTATGTAGAAAGTATACAGGAACGTCTGAATCTCTATCAGGAACTGGATAACATCACACTGGAAAGCAAACTCCAGGCATTTGAAGCTGAGATGCAGGACCGCTTTGGTCCTATACCTGAGCCGGTCAAAGATCTGTTCTGTATGATCCGTTGCCGTTGGATGGCGATCAAACTTGGCTTTGAAAAGATGATGCTGAAAGAAGAAAAATTGCGTTGTTATTTCATCAACAATCCAGATTCTCCATACTTCGAATCACCTACCTTTAATCACATTCTCACCTATATTCAGACCCGGGTGAATAATGCGAAGCTGAGGCAGGTAGGTAAGAACTTTATACTGGCGGTAGATAAGATAACGTCAATGAGTGACCTGTATGATTTCCTGAAGACAATGGAAGATGCGAGGAAGAATTAG